In Arachis hypogaea cultivar Tifrunner chromosome 7, arahy.Tifrunner.gnm2.J5K5, whole genome shotgun sequence, the genomic window aacataaaaattttggatcaaaacacaagatgcatgcaagaacactatgaatgtcaagatgaacaccaagaacactttgaagatcatgatgaacatcaagaacataattttgaaaaaatttgatgcaaagaaaacatgcaagataccaaacttagaaatctttaatgcatggactctaacaaacgaaaaatgcatatgaaaaacaacaaacaacacaaaacaagagatcatcaagatcaaacaagaggacttaccaagaacaacttgaagatcatgaagaacactatgaatgcatgggattttcgaaaaacacaagaaaattttttaaaggcatgcaattgacaccaaacttaaaaattgactcaagactcaaacaagaaacacaaaatattttttatttttatgattttattaattttttggatttttattaatttttttcgaaaatatttttggaaaaaaaacgaaaaagaaaagaaaaattttgaaaaagtttttgaaaagaaaattacctaatctgagcaacaagatgaaccgtcagttgtccaaactcgaacaatccccggcaacggcgccaaaaacttggtggacgaaattgtgatcacatcaatgtagtattctttgttgttgtatggaatcattattatggctcttggctatgtgtggacacaactccgttcaacttaaccagcaagtgtactgggtcgtccaagtaataccttacgtgagtaagggtcgatcccacagagattgttggtatgaagcaagctatggtcaccttgtaaatctcagttaggcagattaaatggttatgggtttcgaaaattaataataaatagaaaataaaaagggatagaaatacttatgtaaattaacagtggaaatttcagataggcgtgtggagatgctagaatcctttcgaatctctactttcttattgctttcatccaatccttcttactcctttccatggcaagctgtatgtagggcatcaccatcatcaatggctacttttaatcctctcgggaaaatggtcctatgcgctgtcactgcacggctaatcgtctggaagcatcacccttgttgatagctacatcccatcctctcagtgaaaatggtccaaatgctctgtcacagcacggctaatcatctgtcggttctcaatcaggttggagtagaatctattgattcttttgcgtttgtcactaacgcccagccttcaggagtttgaagctcgtcacagtcattcaataccggaatcctactcggaataccacagacaaggttagactttccggattcccaggatcctactcggaataccacagacaaggttagactttccggatccccatgaatgccgccatctatctagcttataccacaaagattctgttggagaatctaagagatatgcgcccggcctaaggtagaacggaagtggttgtcaatcacgcgcgttcataggtgagaatgatgatgagtgtcaaggatcatcacattcatcaaagtgttgtgcaacgtatatcttggaataagaataaaagagaattgaataaaaagtaatagtaattgtattgaaacttgaggtacagcagagctccacacccttaatctatggtgtgcagaaactccaccgttgaaaatacataagtgaaaggtccaggcatggccgagaggccagcccccatgatctaagaactaatcatcCCAAGATGTTCGttagatctaaagtgatcaaaagatgactaatacattagtaaaaagtcttatttatactaaactagctactagggtttacagaagtaagtaattgatgcataaatccatttccggggcccacttggtgtatgcttgggctgagcttgatctatccacgagctgaggcttctcttggagttgaacttcaagttataacgtgttttgggcgttcaactccggatcctgacgtgtttctggcgtttaactccagacagcagcatgtacttggcgttcaacgccaagttatgtcgtcaatttccgaataaagtatggactattatatatttctggaaagctctggatttctactttccaacgctgttgagaaagcaccatttggagttctgtagctccaaaaaatccatttcgagtgcagggaggtcagattccaacagcatcagcagtcccttTTGCCAGCCttttttagagttttgctcaagtccctcaatttcagccagaaattacctgaaatcacagaaaaacacataaactcatagtaaagtccagaaatgtgaatttaacataaaaactaatgaaaacatccctaaaagtagcttgaacttactaaaaactacctaaaaacaatgccaaaaaagcgtataaattatccgctcatcagccgggCATTGTTGCCGATTTGTGAGGAATTCGCTTGCGTAGTGGGTTGTCCGGAAAAAGTGAACGagacaaaagaaacaaaatttgcACAAGTATATCTTATTCGGTAATTGCGTAAAAGTACAATTCGATGATGAAAAGTACAATTCCGTGAATGAAATACTTAGCTTGATTGGTCAGCATGTCGCCTCATGTACTAGGAGTAAAATCTTCTCAGGTTGTTTGCGTTCCACGTTCTTGGGACTTCTTTGCCATCGAGTCTCTCTAACTTGAAAGCGCCTTTACCCATCACTTTTTTGATTCTATAagggccttcccagtttgccgcctGCTTGCCTACTCCAGGGGTCGGTAAGCCGATGTCGTTACGCCTTAGGACGAGATCGTTCGGTTCAAATTCCCTTTTGAGCACTTTGGTGTTATAGCGCAGGGCCATTCTTTGCTTCAGCGCTGTTTCCGCCAAATGGGCCATTTCTCTGGCTTCATCTATTAGGTCCTTTTCCACGGCTTCCTCCACTCCTTTCAAAAGTAGTCGCGGGCTCGGTTCTCCGATTTCCACGGGTATTACCGCATCTAACCCGTATGTCAGTCGGAAAGGGGTCTCCTTAGTGGAGGATTGCTCGGTTGTTCGGTAAGACCAGAGGACCGAGGCTAGCTCGTCGGCCCAAGCACCTTTTTTATTATCCAATCGCTTCTTGAGCCCTAACAGGATAATCTTGTTCGCGGACTCCACCTGTCTGTTTGTTTGGGGGTGCTCTACCGAGGAGAACTTCTGTCTTATACCCAGGCCGGTGAGGAACTCCGTGAACTTCTTGTCGGTAAACTGTGTGCCGTTGTCCGAGATAACGACCTCTGGAATCCCGAATGCCTCCACATGAATTTCCTacaattggatgaggatatgctggccagcggctcggcctctatccatttggtgtagtaatcAATGGCGACTATGAGGTAGTTGACTTGCCCAGGACCAACCGGGAAGGGCCCCAAGAGATCGACTCCCCATTGCGAGAATGGTCGGGAGGATGTTAGCAGGCTTAACTCGGAGGCCGATGCCCTGTGGAAATTGGCGTTCTCTTGACACTTGGCGCATTTTCTGACGAATTCTTTAGAGTCTGCCATCATCGACGGCCAATAGTATCTAGCTCGGATCAACtttcttgctagggctttgccccaaATGTGATGTCCGCAGCAACCTTCGTGGACTTCCCTGAGGACGTAGCTCGTCTGTTCGGGGTGTGGCATTTCAGTAGGGGCTGGTTGAGTCCTTTCTTGAATAGCTGTCCCTGGATGATCGCGTACTTGGCCGCTTCCCTTCTTAGTTTCGCGGCATCCTTTTCGTCATCGGGGAGTTTGCCGTTTTCTAAGAagttggtgatggggtctatCCATGAGGGGCCTAGCCTTGATAGGTGTAGAGTGATCGCTGGCTCCCTCGTCATACCTTGGATAAGAGACCGGTTACCCTCTCCCGGCTTGGTGTTGGCCAGTTTTGATAGGAGATCTGCCCGTGTATTTCTTTCTCTGGGCACGTGGTGGATCGTGACCTCTTCAAACTTTTGACTCAAATCCTTGACATTTTCCAAGTACTTTTGCAATAATGCGTCTCTGGCTTGATAGCTCCCGTTTACCTGGGAGGTGACGACCTGTGAATCGCTGCATATTTCAAATCTCGTTGCTCCGACTTCCGCTGCTAGGGTTAAGCCCCCTAtgagggcttcgtattctgcttggttgtttgaaaCGGGGAATTCGAACCTGATTGACTGCTCGTATATGACTCCAACCGGGCTTTCCAGGATGATCCCGGTGCCCCCAGAGGTCTGGTGGGAGGCTCCGTCtacgtggagcttccaccgtgtgctcGCTTCTTCGGTTGGATCTCCCGTTACTTCTACTAGAAAATCTGCCATTGCTTGCGCCTTGATTGCTTGCCGGGGCTCGTACCGTATGTCATATTGGGAAAGTTCGATGGACCAAGTCATCATCCTTCCCTCGGGTTTTTGGAGCACTTGTCGGATCCCTTGGTCTGTTCTTACGACTATCCGGTGACTCTGGAAGTATTGTTTTAACCTCCGTGAAGAGGTCAAGAGTGCTAGAGCTAGTTTTTCCAGTTTGTTGTACCTTAATTCTGCCCCTTGTAAGGCCCTGCTCATGAAATAGACTGGTTGTTGAGCCCTCCCTTCTTCTCTTACTAGAACCCCGGCCAAGGCTTCTCCTGTTATGGTGAGGTATAGGTACAGCGGCTCCCCGACCCTTGGTTTCTCGAGAACCGGGGGCGCCGCTAGGATTTCCTTGAAATGCCTAAAAGCTTCCTTGCACGCGGGCGTCCATTCAAACGCTATCCCTTTCTTCATGAGGTTAAAGAAAGGTAGGGCCTTTGCTTCCGATGCTCCGAGAAACCGGGATAGCGAGGTCAGTCATCCCGCCAATCTCTGGACGTCCTTGATacaacccgggctcttcatctggaggATCGCTTGGCATTTCTCCGGGTTAGCTTCTACccctctttgggttatcatgaatcctAGGAACTTTCCAGCTTCCACAGCGAAGGCACATTTGAGGGGATTGAGTCTCATGCCATGTTGTCGGAGAGAGGCGAATACCTTTGCCAGGTCATTCAGAAGGTCGTCAGGTCTCGTTGTCTTTGCGAggatgtcatccacatagacctcTACAGTCTTGCCTATGAGGTCATggaatatcttgttcatcagcctctggtacgttgcttgatgagcggataatttgtacgctttttggcattgtttttagtatgttttttgtagttttagttgagttcttagtatatttttattcgtttttagttaaaattcacttttctggactttactatgagtttgtgtgtttttctgtaatttcaggtattttctggctgaaattgagggacctgagcaaaaatctgattcagagactgaaaaggactgcagatgc contains:
- the LOC112701065 gene encoding uncharacterized protein — encoded protein: MKKGIAFEWTPACKEAFRHFKEILAAPPVLEKPRVGEPLYLYLTITGEALAGVLVREEGRAQQPVYFMSRALQGAELRYNKLEKLALALLTSSRRLKQYFQSHRIVVRTDQGIRQVLQKPEGRMMTWSIELSQYDIRYEPRQAIKAQAMADFLVEVTGDPTEEASTRWKLHVDGASHQTSGGTGIILESPVGVIYEQSIRFEFPVSNNQAEYEALIGGLTLAAEVGATRFEICSDSQVVTSQVNGSYQARDALLQKYLENVKDLSQKFEEVTIHHVPRERNTRADLLSKLANTKPGEGNRSLIQGMTREPAITLHLSRLGPSWIDPITNFLENGKLPDDEKDAAKLRREAAKYAIIQGQLFKKGLNQPLLKCHTPNRRATSSGKSTKVAADITFGAKP